CGCAGACCCACGGGCAGGTGGCGCAGGGGAGGGCAACCCAGCCATTCCATGAGGGAGAGGGCCCAGATGGCGCCCACGTGCAGCACCTCGGCGCGCTTGGGGTCCACCCCCAGGCGCTCGATCCGGTGCTGGGCATCGGCACGCCACAGCTTGAGCGCGAAGTCCCGGAGCTGTTCCGCCGAAAAGGCCTGGCCCGCTGCGGCGCCCTTGGCAAGATCCTCCAGGGTGCCGGAGGTGCCCAGGATCAGCCGGGGCTCCGGCAGTTCCGAAGGCAAATCTTTGCGTGCCTTCTTGAGGATGCGGCGGATCATCTTGCGCAGCCGCTTGAGGTCGTGGGCGGTGGGCGGGTTGGCCGTCTGGGCCGCATCCGCCAGCCGCTGCAGGCCCCAGGGCAGGGAGATGCTGGCGGCCACCCGCCCGCCCGCCACCCAGGTCAATTCGGTGCTGCCGCCGCCGATGTCCACCAGGGCGACCGGCTCGGGGGGGAAGGGGATGGCGTGGGAGACGGCCTGATGGATGAGGCGCGCCTCTTCTTCACCGGAGATCACCTGGATGGGGATGCCCAGTTTTTCGGCTCCCAGCACAAATGCCTGCGCGTTCTTGGCATCCCGCAGGGCGGCCGTGCCACAGGCCATGAGCGTTTCGCATCCGAAATCACTGATGGTTTTGGCCATCTGGGCGAGGGCGTCCAGGCCGGCGCGGAAGGCTTCGGGCCCGATCTCGCCGGACTTGGCCTCGCCCCGGGCCAGCCGCACCATGGCCTTGTCGCGGGCGAGAACACGCTGTCCGCCGATGGCATCGGCCTCCACCACCACCATGTGGATGGAGTTGGAGCCGACGTCAATGGCAGCAATGCGCATGGCTCGATTGTGGCCAAGCCGGGTCTCCTGGCCACAGGAATCTTGGAGATTCCTTGTGAATGAAACGGAATGCCTTGCTCCTTTCTCCGAATGTGCTGACCATGCGGTGAGGCGCACCCGGCCGGTTTGCTCCAAGTGAAGATGTGGTGCCATCGCTGTCTTCAGGCATTGATCAAATGCTGAAGCAGATTAGAATCGCGGAACGCCCTGTC
This sequence is a window from Geothrix sp. PMB-07. Protein-coding genes within it:
- a CDS encoding Ppx/GppA phosphatase family protein codes for the protein MRIAAIDVGSNSIHMVVVEADAIGGQRVLARDKAMVRLARGEAKSGEIGPEAFRAGLDALAQMAKTISDFGCETLMACGTAALRDAKNAQAFVLGAEKLGIPIQVISGEEEARLIHQAVSHAIPFPPEPVALVDIGGGSTELTWVAGGRVAASISLPWGLQRLADAAQTANPPTAHDLKRLRKMIRRILKKARKDLPSELPEPRLILGTSGTLEDLAKGAAAGQAFSAEQLRDFALKLWRADAQHRIERLGVDPKRAEVLHVGAIWALSLMEWLGCPPLRHLPVGLREGMIWEALKHGGAAIPPLADRRKASIEQLASRLDPDPGHSRHVARLADELFTSLQPHFELGDTERQWLAYAARLHDIGFSISEKGHHKHGEYLIRNAALPGFWPEEVDLLAQVVRFHRGKAPHHTKHEAFRALAPWHRQVVRKLAAILRGADALDRRRRQSVRHLAVEVDESRLNLIIDAAGDVEPEMAAFLEKGSLLGTLLDRRIEVTVA